A single genomic interval of Leptospira dzoumogneensis harbors:
- a CDS encoding HesA/MoeB/ThiF family protein has translation MLSPEELSRYSRNILLNEVKRNGQEKLKKSVVTVIGAGGLGSPALLYLGAAGVGNIRIIDSDIVDTTNLQRQIIFKHSDIGRSKSESASENLRSLNPYINVEGIQARLNAENAKDLLSGSDLVLEGSDNFDTKFLVNDICVREKTPFITAGVLRFEGMVMGVRPGKDACFRCVYENPPAPEHVPSCADAGVIGSMAGMIGAIQATESIQFLLSDSERDSGLFGKILQVDSKSMEFRTISTARREDCATCGTVH, from the coding sequence GTGTTGAGTCCTGAGGAACTGAGTCGTTATTCTAGGAACATTCTTCTAAACGAAGTTAAACGTAACGGTCAGGAAAAACTCAAAAAATCCGTAGTAACGGTAATCGGAGCCGGGGGTCTTGGATCTCCGGCTTTGTTATATTTAGGGGCGGCCGGAGTTGGAAATATCCGGATCATAGACTCCGACATCGTAGATACCACAAATCTACAAAGACAAATCATATTCAAACATTCTGATATAGGAAGATCCAAATCGGAATCTGCATCCGAAAACCTTAGATCTTTAAATCCTTATATAAATGTAGAAGGTATACAGGCTAGACTAAATGCAGAAAATGCAAAAGATCTACTGAGTGGTTCCGATTTGGTTTTAGAAGGTTCCGATAATTTCGATACTAAGTTTCTAGTGAACGATATATGTGTAAGGGAGAAGACCCCTTTTATCACTGCGGGAGTTCTTCGTTTTGAAGGAATGGTGATGGGAGTTCGTCCGGGAAAGGACGCATGTTTTAGATGTGTATATGAAAACCCTCCGGCTCCGGAACATGTACCTTCTTGTGCGGATGCGGGAGTAATAGGTAGTATGGCCGGGATGATCGGAGCTATACAAGCTACGGAAAGCATTCAATTTTTATTAAGTGATTCCGAGAGAGATTCGGGTTTGTTCGGTAAAATTTTGCAAGTAGATTCAAAATCCATGGAATTCCGGACTATATCTACTGCCAGGCGCGAAGACTGTGCTACGTGCGGAACAGTTCACTGA
- a CDS encoding LA_0442/LA_0875 N-terminal domain-containing protein, translating into MFYLKRIFVLGLVVLIPVNIFSETQYVYMKDGRILKGEVLHQSAFKIRFKSAEGKEEEILKASIRRITFKNPDIKDPIKQEKIEKPDPALEAKLKTEEENLKKEQEEKSAKAKETSQEKVTPALSNRHGFEILGGIGRSSYESQVANFHRSVEQYGSILGGNGGFIYNSPDRKDSNAKTINLRYTWKRIVADLGGPHLNSLESVNNLGSIVYPDLSGTTVSQGAFTPGVPYHTISYKQINAQISYTTFSRSGLELRPILGYHKIWQKGKDDSTYEISPKDPANTNTIDWTIKYGVSFSDYLSGPSIGAALEYKWKEKWETRWEFQKQFLHGNSIYTRDQIAYLVGSFFEERAALNNQWKVNSQIISGKIIYHWRDSVFFWTGFQYSKLTYKMEHFGGDLDLNGSPLDAYVNTVLIQSLTQGLAGNSTAKAIFVGAGYSLDFSKKETQ; encoded by the coding sequence ATGTTTTATTTGAAACGAATTTTCGTTTTAGGCTTAGTTGTACTTATTCCGGTAAATATTTTTTCCGAAACCCAATATGTTTATATGAAAGACGGGAGAATTCTGAAAGGAGAAGTTCTTCATCAAAGTGCATTCAAGATCAGATTCAAAAGTGCAGAAGGAAAAGAAGAAGAAATATTAAAAGCATCAATCCGCAGAATTACATTCAAAAATCCTGATATAAAGGATCCTATTAAGCAAGAAAAGATCGAAAAACCAGATCCGGCCTTAGAGGCAAAATTAAAGACGGAAGAAGAAAATCTCAAAAAAGAACAAGAAGAAAAATCCGCAAAGGCAAAAGAAACCTCTCAAGAAAAAGTAACCCCTGCTCTATCTAATCGCCACGGTTTCGAAATTCTGGGAGGAATAGGAAGAAGCAGCTATGAAAGCCAAGTCGCAAATTTCCATAGAAGTGTAGAACAATATGGCTCTATTTTAGGAGGCAATGGAGGATTTATATATAATTCTCCCGATAGAAAGGACTCAAACGCAAAAACTATCAATCTAAGATATACTTGGAAACGGATCGTAGCGGACTTAGGAGGACCTCACTTAAACTCTCTGGAATCCGTAAACAATTTAGGAAGTATCGTATATCCGGACCTTTCCGGGACCACAGTTTCCCAGGGAGCATTTACTCCCGGTGTTCCCTATCATACAATCAGTTATAAACAGATAAACGCTCAAATTTCCTATACCACATTTTCCAGATCAGGCTTGGAACTCCGACCTATATTAGGTTATCATAAAATATGGCAGAAAGGAAAAGACGATTCTACTTACGAAATTTCTCCCAAAGACCCGGCAAATACGAATACTATAGACTGGACCATAAAATATGGGGTCAGTTTTAGCGATTATCTAAGCGGTCCTTCTATCGGAGCTGCATTAGAATACAAATGGAAGGAAAAATGGGAAACTAGGTGGGAATTCCAAAAACAATTCTTACACGGAAATTCAATCTATACGAGAGACCAAATCGCTTATCTTGTAGGAAGTTTTTTCGAAGAAAGAGCGGCACTGAATAACCAATGGAAAGTAAACTCCCAAATTATTTCCGGAAAAATAATCTATCATTGGAGAGATTCGGTCTTCTTTTGGACAGGATTCCAATATTCTAAACTCACTTATAAGATGGAACATTTCGGAGGGGATTTGGATTTAAATGGAAGTCCTCTAGACGCCTATGTGAATACGGTATTGATCCAATCTTTGACCCAAGGACTTGCAGGAAATTCCACGGCAAAGGCAATCTTCGTAGGAGCAGGATATTCTTTAGACTTCTCTAAAAAAGAAACTCAGTGA